Proteins encoded within one genomic window of Ideonella dechloratans:
- a CDS encoding nitrate reductase, which translates to MTETPSTCPYCGVGCGVLIAHDGQRITGVRGDPDHPANAGRLCTKGSTLHLTAADSVQRQTRLLAPMQRTRRGATPHTVDWDSALDDAAERLAAIHQQHGADAIGVYVSGQLLTEDYYVFNKLVKGLLGTNHIDTNSRLCMSSAVAGYKATLGADAPPCSYEDFAHADTVFITGSNLAWAHPILMRRLEDARRARPQQKWIVADPRRTETAALADLHLALKPGSDVALYHGLLHLLLAQGLTDAAYIAAHTTGFEALAERVRAFPPAETARLTGLAEADLITAARWFGESPATLSLYCQGLNQSSHGTDNNAALINLHLATGQIGRPGAGPFSLTGQPNAMGGREVGGLANLLSAHRDLANPAHRAEVARLWGVPSVPAAPGRTAMEMFQAAADGAVKALWIVCTNPAQSLPDQAMVRRALERAEFVIVQEAFATTATCAYADLLLPATTWGEKDGTVTNSERRISRVRPAVPPAGQARHDWAIATDLARRLAARIAPERITLFPYTTPESIWNEHRDSTRGRDLDITGLSYARLEAQGPQQWPCPEGAAAGRSRLYGDGIFPTADGRARFADVAPRPLAEAPDAKYPFSLLTGRLRDQWHGMSRTGLLGRLYGHEGLPAIDLAPADLDRLGLRDGALVRVTSRRGAIVLPARASEGLLAGQAFLPMHWGQEVLSGQDKHGQPLTGVNALTTPAFCPSSKQPELKHAAVAIEKVDLPWRLSAMAWLPAEQAMAVREQLRPLLAAFGWASLLPFGREPDAQGRVGLVLRAGATAPVDEARLAPARAQLGLDGPEVLRYQDAAARQDRALRVQRDADGRAQLQAFWLAGDTGGEAWLRQLLEADTPLPGPAHLLLAPGELARALVGEAAAPASPQVCTCFNVREDAIRHTLAGCAGTPEERLAALSATLRCGSNCGSCIPALRALVKAVPLAPRAVPA; encoded by the coding sequence ATGACCGAAACCCCGTCCACCTGCCCCTACTGCGGCGTCGGCTGCGGCGTGCTGATCGCCCACGACGGCCAGCGCATCACCGGCGTGCGGGGCGACCCGGACCACCCCGCCAATGCCGGCCGGCTGTGCACCAAGGGGTCCACGCTGCACCTGACGGCCGCCGACAGCGTGCAGCGCCAGACCCGGCTGCTCGCGCCGATGCAGCGCACCCGGCGCGGCGCCACACCGCACACCGTGGACTGGGACAGCGCGTTGGACGACGCCGCCGAGCGCCTGGCCGCCATCCACCAGCAGCATGGCGCCGACGCGATCGGCGTCTATGTCTCCGGCCAGCTGCTGACCGAGGACTACTACGTCTTCAACAAGCTGGTGAAGGGCCTGCTGGGCACGAACCACATCGACACCAACTCGCGCCTGTGCATGTCCAGCGCGGTGGCCGGCTACAAGGCCACGCTGGGGGCCGACGCGCCGCCCTGCAGCTACGAGGACTTCGCCCACGCCGACACGGTCTTCATCACCGGCAGCAACCTGGCCTGGGCCCACCCCATCCTGATGCGCCGGCTGGAAGACGCCCGCCGCGCCCGCCCGCAGCAGAAGTGGATCGTGGCCGACCCGCGCCGCACCGAGACGGCCGCCCTGGCCGACCTGCACCTGGCCCTCAAGCCCGGCAGCGACGTGGCCCTGTACCACGGCCTGCTGCACCTGCTGCTGGCGCAAGGCCTGACCGATGCCGCCTACATCGCGGCGCACACCACCGGCTTTGAGGCCCTGGCCGAGCGGGTGCGCGCCTTCCCCCCGGCCGAGACGGCCCGCCTGACCGGCCTGGCCGAGGCCGACCTGATCACTGCCGCGCGCTGGTTCGGCGAGAGCCCCGCCACGCTGAGCCTGTACTGTCAGGGCCTGAACCAGAGCAGCCACGGCACCGACAACAACGCCGCGCTGATCAACCTGCACCTGGCCACCGGCCAGATCGGCCGGCCCGGCGCCGGCCCCTTCAGCCTGACCGGCCAGCCCAATGCCATGGGCGGGCGCGAGGTGGGCGGCCTGGCCAACCTGCTCTCGGCCCACCGTGATCTGGCCAACCCCGCCCACCGGGCCGAGGTGGCGCGGCTCTGGGGCGTTCCCAGCGTGCCGGCCGCGCCGGGCCGCACCGCGATGGAGATGTTCCAGGCCGCCGCCGATGGCGCCGTCAAGGCGCTGTGGATCGTCTGCACCAACCCGGCCCAGAGCCTGCCCGACCAGGCCATGGTGCGCCGCGCGCTGGAGCGCGCCGAGTTCGTCATCGTGCAGGAGGCCTTTGCCACCACCGCCACCTGCGCCTACGCCGACCTGCTGCTGCCGGCCACCACCTGGGGCGAGAAGGACGGCACGGTCACCAACAGCGAGCGCCGCATCAGCCGGGTGCGCCCGGCGGTGCCGCCGGCCGGCCAGGCCCGCCACGACTGGGCCATCGCCACCGACCTGGCGCGCCGCCTGGCCGCCCGCATCGCGCCCGAGCGCATCACCCTCTTCCCCTACACCACGCCCGAGTCCATTTGGAACGAGCACCGCGACAGCACCCGCGGCCGCGACCTGGACATCACCGGCCTGAGCTACGCCCGGCTGGAGGCGCAGGGCCCGCAGCAGTGGCCCTGCCCCGAAGGCGCCGCCGCGGGCCGCAGCCGGCTCTACGGCGACGGCATCTTCCCCACCGCCGATGGCCGGGCCCGCTTTGCCGACGTGGCGCCCCGCCCGCTGGCCGAGGCACCGGATGCGAAATACCCCTTCAGCCTGCTGACCGGCCGCCTGCGCGACCAGTGGCACGGCATGAGCCGCACCGGCCTGCTGGGCCGGCTCTACGGCCACGAGGGCCTGCCCGCCATCGACCTGGCGCCCGCCGACCTGGACCGCCTGGGCCTGCGGGACGGCGCGCTGGTGCGGGTGACCTCGCGGCGCGGCGCCATCGTGCTGCCGGCCCGCGCCAGCGAGGGCCTGCTCGCCGGCCAGGCCTTCCTGCCCATGCACTGGGGCCAGGAGGTGCTCAGCGGCCAGGACAAACACGGCCAGCCGCTGACCGGCGTGAACGCGCTGACCACCCCGGCCTTCTGCCCCAGCTCCAAACAGCCCGAGCTCAAGCACGCCGCGGTGGCCATCGAGAAGGTGGATCTGCCCTGGCGCCTGTCCGCCATGGCCTGGCTGCCCGCCGAGCAGGCCATGGCGGTGCGCGAGCAACTGCGGCCGCTGCTGGCGGCCTTCGGCTGGGCCAGCCTGCTGCCCTTCGGCCGCGAGCCCGACGCCCAGGGCCGGGTGGGCCTGGTGCTGCGCGCCGGCGCGACCGCGCCGGTGGACGAGGCCCGGCTGGCCCCGGCCCGCGCCCAGCTGGGCCTGGACGGCCCGGAGGTGCTGCGCTACCAGGACGCGGCGGCCCGGCAGGACCGCGCCCTGCGCGTGCAGCGCGATGCCGACGGCCGCGCCCAGCTGCAAGCCTTCTGGCTGGCCGGCGACACCGGCGGCGAAGCCTGGCTGCGCCAGCTGCTGGAGGCCGACACGCCCCTGCCCGGCCCGGCCCACCTGCTGCTGGCCCCGGGCGAGCTGGCCCGCGCCCTGGTGGGCGAGGCCGCCGCGCCGGCCAGCCCCCAGGTCTGCACCTGCTTCAATGTGCGGGAGGACGCCATCCGCCACACCCTGGCGGGCTGCGCCGGCACGCCGGAAGAGCGCCTGGCCGCGCTGAGCGCCACCCTGCGCTGCGGCAGCAACTGCGGCTCCTGCATCCCCGCGCTGCGCGCTCTGGTGAAGGCCGTGCCCCTCGCGCCCCGGGCGGTGCCTGCGTGA
- a CDS encoding response regulator, producing the protein MRLLLVEDDRMIGEALRAALRPEGFAVDWVRDLAAARAALGTERFDLVLLDLGLPPGGPGTASDPSADGLSLLGELRQRSDTTPVIVLTARDGPGDRVRGLDTGADDYLVKPFEFDELTARIRAVLRRHGGRAQPVLRHGAIVLDPATRQVQVAGEPVLLSAREFAVLEALMQRPGALLSRAQLEDKLYGWGEEIESNAVSVYVHQLRRKLGAERIGTVRGVGYFLTPVDAA; encoded by the coding sequence ATGCGCCTCTTGCTGGTGGAAGACGACCGCATGATCGGCGAGGCCCTGCGCGCCGCGCTGCGCCCCGAGGGCTTTGCCGTGGACTGGGTGCGCGACCTGGCCGCCGCCCGCGCCGCCCTGGGCACCGAGCGCTTCGACCTGGTGCTGCTGGACCTGGGCCTGCCCCCGGGCGGCCCCGGCACCGCGAGCGATCCGAGCGCCGATGGCCTGAGCCTGCTGGGCGAGCTGCGCCAGCGCAGCGACACCACGCCGGTCATCGTGCTGACCGCGCGCGACGGCCCGGGCGACCGGGTGCGCGGCCTGGACACCGGGGCCGACGACTACCTGGTCAAGCCCTTCGAGTTCGACGAGCTGACCGCCCGCATCCGCGCCGTGCTGCGCCGCCATGGCGGCCGCGCCCAGCCGGTGCTGCGCCACGGCGCCATCGTGCTGGACCCCGCCACCCGCCAGGTGCAGGTGGCCGGCGAGCCGGTGCTGCTGTCGGCGCGCGAGTTCGCGGTGCTCGAAGCCCTGATGCAGCGCCCGGGCGCCCTGCTCTCGCGCGCCCAGCTGGAGGACAAGCTCTACGGCTGGGGCGAGGAGATCGAGAGCAACGCCGTCTCGGTCTATGTGCACCAGCTGCGGCGCAAGCTGGGGGCCGAACGCATCGGCACCGTGCGCGGGGTGGGCTACTTCCTGACGCCGGTGGACGCGGCATGA
- the ybiB gene encoding DNA-binding protein YbiB, with protein MSIAPYLREIGRGKEGARALSREQACDLMSQLLDDKLSDLEKGGFALAMRIKGETAEELAGFMDAVRPRLLPLAAPSTPVLLPSYNGARKLPNLTALLALLLARDGVPVLVHGPLTDPGRVTSAQVFEALGLPPALSPEAAQAQWAAGQPVFMPLAVLHPALDRLLALRRVLGLRNPGHTLAKLLPAVPGGVRVVNHTHPEYSISLSQFLELTQADALLLRGTEGEPVADARRCPALKVFVQGALSDVLSVEAQGGSLAELPDLPSLDPAETAAAIRAMLAGQRPVPAPIDRQRRVLLALRDAARAAADTTCRT; from the coding sequence ATGAGCATCGCCCCGTACCTGCGTGAGATCGGCCGCGGCAAGGAAGGCGCCCGCGCCCTCAGCCGCGAACAGGCCTGCGACCTGATGAGCCAGTTGCTGGACGACAAGCTCAGCGACCTGGAGAAGGGCGGCTTCGCCCTGGCCATGCGCATCAAGGGCGAGACGGCCGAGGAACTGGCCGGCTTCATGGACGCGGTGCGGCCCCGCCTGCTGCCGCTGGCCGCCCCGTCCACCCCGGTGCTGCTGCCCAGCTACAACGGCGCCCGCAAGCTGCCCAACCTGACCGCCCTGCTGGCCCTGCTGCTGGCCCGTGACGGCGTGCCGGTGCTGGTGCACGGGCCGCTGACCGACCCGGGCCGCGTCACCAGCGCCCAGGTCTTCGAGGCCCTGGGCCTGCCGCCCGCGCTCAGCCCCGAGGCGGCCCAGGCCCAGTGGGCGGCCGGCCAGCCGGTCTTCATGCCGCTGGCGGTGCTGCACCCGGCGCTGGACCGGCTGCTGGCCCTGCGCCGCGTGCTGGGCCTGCGCAACCCCGGCCACACCCTGGCCAAGCTGCTGCCGGCCGTGCCCGGCGGCGTGCGGGTGGTCAACCACACCCACCCGGAATACTCGATCAGCCTGTCCCAGTTCCTGGAGCTGACCCAGGCCGACGCCCTGCTGCTGCGCGGCACCGAGGGCGAGCCGGTGGCCGACGCCCGCCGCTGCCCGGCCCTGAAGGTCTTCGTCCAGGGCGCGCTCAGCGACGTGCTCTCGGTCGAGGCCCAGGGCGGCTCGCTGGCCGAGCTGCCCGACCTGCCCTCCCTGGACCCGGCCGAGACCGCCGCCGCCATCCGCGCCATGCTGGCCGGCCAGCGCCCGGTGCCCGCCCCCATCGACCGCCAGCGCCGCGTGCTGCTGGCCCTGCGCGACGCGGCCCGGGCCGCGGCCGACACCACCTGCCGGACCTGA
- a CDS encoding Do family serine endopeptidase, with amino-acid sequence MSTTKTLTTVVVTAAATTALVAAGSAGAIDFKHLFSGDSKTPVATAAAAAVVPAAPVAPLPPGAVPDYRAIVKQAGPAVVGVMVSGERQPDPNEDGPDIQNDPFFRFFRGMPGFQMRGGQPHGKVPFRGQGSGFIIASDGLILTNAHVVRDAKTVTVRLTDHREFEAKVLGSDPVTDIAVLRIAAKDLPTVRLGNSDAAEVGDRVLAIGAPYGLEQTATQGIVSAKGRSLPDDTVVPFIQTDAAVNPGNSGGPLFDGTGAVIGINAQIYTQSGGFQGLSFAIPINIAMKVKDQIVATGHVQHGRLGVMIQPVNQALADSFGMAKPEGALVSKVEKGSAAAEAGIKPGDVITQVNGKPVTDAGSLSSQIGLAAPGEKVTLTLWRDHGSKTIEAKLGKAQDETASAGNAAGEGPQLGLALRSLSRDEKRQAGVDGGLLVDDAEGAAARAGIEQGDIVLAINGKPVKGMDDIRAVLKTHPKQVALLIKRDDETLFVPVPLN; translated from the coding sequence ATGAGCACCACCAAGACCCTCACCACCGTCGTCGTCACCGCCGCCGCCACCACCGCCCTGGTGGCCGCCGGCAGCGCCGGGGCCATCGACTTCAAGCACCTGTTCTCGGGCGACAGCAAGACCCCGGTGGCCACCGCGGCCGCCGCGGCCGTGGTGCCCGCCGCCCCGGTGGCGCCGCTGCCCCCCGGCGCGGTGCCGGACTACCGCGCCATCGTCAAGCAGGCCGGCCCGGCCGTGGTCGGCGTGATGGTCTCGGGCGAGCGCCAGCCCGACCCGAACGAGGACGGGCCGGACATCCAGAACGACCCCTTCTTCCGCTTCTTCCGCGGCATGCCCGGCTTCCAGATGCGCGGCGGCCAGCCGCACGGCAAGGTGCCCTTCCGCGGCCAGGGCTCGGGCTTCATCATCGCCTCCGACGGCCTGATCCTGACCAACGCCCACGTGGTGCGCGACGCCAAGACGGTGACGGTGCGCCTGACCGACCACCGCGAGTTCGAGGCCAAGGTGCTGGGCTCCGACCCGGTGACCGACATCGCGGTGCTGCGCATCGCCGCCAAGGACCTGCCCACCGTGCGCCTGGGCAATTCGGACGCCGCCGAGGTGGGCGACCGGGTGCTGGCCATCGGCGCGCCCTACGGCCTGGAGCAGACGGCCACCCAGGGCATCGTCAGCGCCAAGGGCCGCTCGCTGCCCGACGACACGGTGGTGCCCTTCATCCAGACCGACGCCGCGGTAAACCCCGGCAACTCCGGCGGCCCGCTGTTCGACGGCACCGGCGCGGTGATCGGCATCAACGCCCAGATCTACACCCAGAGCGGCGGCTTCCAGGGCCTGTCCTTCGCCATCCCGATCAACATCGCGATGAAGGTCAAGGACCAGATCGTGGCCACCGGCCATGTGCAGCACGGCCGCCTGGGCGTGATGATCCAGCCGGTCAACCAGGCCCTGGCCGATTCCTTCGGCATGGCCAAGCCCGAGGGCGCGCTGGTCTCCAAGGTGGAGAAGGGCAGCGCCGCCGCCGAGGCCGGCATCAAGCCGGGCGACGTGATCACCCAGGTCAACGGCAAGCCGGTGACCGACGCGGGCTCGCTGTCCAGCCAGATCGGCCTGGCCGCCCCGGGCGAGAAGGTGACGCTGACCCTGTGGCGCGACCACGGCAGCAAGACCATCGAGGCCAAGCTGGGCAAGGCGCAGGACGAGACCGCCTCGGCCGGCAACGCCGCCGGCGAAGGCCCGCAGCTGGGCCTGGCGCTGCGCAGCCTCAGCCGCGACGAGAAGCGCCAGGCCGGCGTGGACGGCGGCCTGCTGGTGGATGACGCCGAGGGCGCGGCCGCGCGGGCCGGCATCGAGCAGGGCGACATCGTGCTGGCCATCAACGGCAAGCCGGTCAAGGGCATGGACGACATCCGCGCCGTGCTCAAGACCCACCCCAAGCAGGTGGCCCTGCTGATCAAGCGCGACGACGAGACCCTGTTCGTGCCGGTGCCGCTGAACTGA
- a CDS encoding ABC transporter ATP-binding protein — MSADAITLQLDQLAFAWPDRIVLQRCSTALKTGITWLRGPNGVGKSTLLQLLAGVLRPLQGTARLLRPGQPALDLQADHRLAWRHAVFWCGPGAVAYYHLSPLDFWSFLHGLYPDWQPLAVVRHAEAFGLGPHLDRPLASLSTGTQRKVWLVAALSAGTPVRLLDEPLNALDDEATAYLQDQLAQAQEERSALWLVASHDAPLPAHTGPVNEWRLAP, encoded by the coding sequence ATGAGCGCTGACGCCATCACCCTGCAACTGGACCAGCTGGCCTTCGCCTGGCCCGACCGCATCGTGCTGCAGCGCTGCAGCACCGCGCTGAAAACCGGCATCACCTGGCTGCGCGGCCCCAACGGGGTGGGCAAGTCCACCCTGCTGCAGCTGCTGGCCGGGGTGCTGCGCCCGCTGCAGGGCACGGCCCGGCTGCTGCGTCCTGGCCAGCCTGCGCTGGACCTGCAGGCAGACCATCGGCTGGCCTGGCGCCACGCGGTATTCTGGTGCGGCCCCGGCGCGGTGGCCTACTACCACCTCAGCCCGCTGGACTTCTGGTCCTTTCTGCACGGCCTGTACCCCGACTGGCAACCGCTGGCGGTGGTGCGCCATGCCGAGGCCTTCGGCCTGGGCCCGCACCTGGACCGGCCGCTGGCCAGCCTGTCCACCGGCACCCAGCGCAAGGTCTGGCTGGTGGCGGCCCTGTCCGCCGGCACGCCGGTGCGCCTGCTGGACGAACCGCTCAACGCCCTGGACGACGAAGCCACCGCCTACCTGCAGGACCAGCTGGCCCAGGCGCAGGAGGAGCGCTCGGCCCTGTGGCTGGTGGCCAGCCACGACGCCCCCTTGCCGGCCCACACCGGGCCGGTGAACGAATGGCGTCTGGCGCCCTGA
- a CDS encoding ATP-binding protein encodes MRFWRSLRWRLLLSLLAVLSAAAVIVAGLTYRAVLADTEALFDYQLQQMALSLRDQGAIAPDQARALADQRLDFVVQIWTEDGRSIYASQLQQALPEKAVLGLADIAVGGEIWRSFAVASAGRVIQVAQPERIRRGRAAQAALRSVAPLAWLALPLVALLWWLVDLLTAPLQRLARDVGRRDATALSPLPEAELPDEVRPLVAALNALLARLDEGMSTQRAFVADAAHELRSPLTALKLQLRALKDAPAEAERGAAIQALGEGIDRAARLVEQLLALARNEPGSPPPEPQALDLAELAGEALADLWPQAQARHVTLALEAEQAVPMRGDRAALSALVRNLADNALRYGREGGQVRLQVSADGPRLTVDDDGPGIPPAERERVFDRFWRRDSGRADGTGLGLAIAQAVAQRHGGQITLGDSPLGGLRVQVRLSTGPRPTAS; translated from the coding sequence ATGAGGTTCTGGCGCTCGCTGCGCTGGCGGCTGCTGCTGTCCCTGCTGGCGGTGCTGTCGGCCGCCGCCGTCATCGTGGCCGGCCTGACCTACCGCGCGGTGCTGGCCGACACCGAGGCCCTGTTCGACTACCAGCTGCAGCAGATGGCCCTGTCGCTGCGCGACCAGGGCGCCATCGCCCCGGACCAGGCCCGCGCCCTGGCCGACCAGCGCCTGGACTTCGTGGTGCAGATCTGGACCGAGGACGGTCGCAGCATCTACGCCTCTCAGCTGCAGCAGGCCCTGCCGGAGAAGGCGGTGCTGGGCCTGGCCGACATCGCGGTAGGCGGCGAAATCTGGCGCAGCTTCGCGGTGGCCTCGGCCGGCCGGGTCATCCAGGTGGCCCAGCCCGAGCGCATCCGCCGCGGTCGGGCGGCCCAGGCCGCGCTGCGCAGCGTCGCGCCCCTGGCCTGGCTGGCCCTGCCCCTGGTGGCCCTGCTGTGGTGGCTGGTGGACCTGCTGACCGCCCCGCTGCAACGCCTGGCGCGCGACGTGGGCCGGCGCGACGCCACCGCCCTGTCGCCCCTGCCCGAAGCCGAACTGCCCGACGAGGTGCGGCCCCTGGTGGCCGCGCTCAACGCCCTGCTGGCCCGGCTGGACGAGGGCATGAGCACCCAGCGCGCCTTCGTGGCCGACGCGGCCCATGAGCTGCGTTCGCCGCTGACCGCGCTGAAGCTGCAGCTGCGCGCGCTCAAGGACGCCCCGGCCGAGGCCGAGCGCGGCGCGGCCATCCAGGCCCTGGGCGAAGGCATCGACCGCGCCGCGCGCCTGGTCGAGCAGTTGCTGGCCCTGGCACGCAACGAACCCGGCAGCCCGCCGCCCGAGCCGCAGGCGCTGGACTTGGCCGAACTGGCCGGCGAGGCCCTGGCCGACCTCTGGCCCCAGGCCCAGGCCCGTCACGTCACGCTGGCCCTGGAGGCCGAGCAGGCGGTACCGATGCGCGGCGACCGCGCCGCCCTGTCGGCCCTGGTGCGCAACCTGGCCGACAACGCACTGCGCTACGGCCGCGAAGGCGGCCAGGTGCGGCTGCAGGTGAGCGCCGACGGCCCGCGGCTGACGGTGGACGACGACGGCCCCGGCATTCCGCCGGCCGAGCGCGAGCGCGTCTTCGACCGCTTCTGGCGCCGTGACAGCGGCCGCGCCGACGGCACCGGCCTGGGCCTGGCCATCGCCCAGGCGGTGGCCCAGCGCCACGGCGGTCAGATCACGCTGGGCGATTCACCGCTGGGGGGGCTGCGGGTGCAGGTGCGACTGTCGACCGGCCCGCGGCCCACCGCGTCCTAA
- the cobA gene encoding uroporphyrinogen-III C-methyltransferase — protein sequence MPLPATPVLHTVHLVGAGPGDPELLTLKALRVLRQATVILVDDLVGEQVLAHALEGLEPAPRIVPVGKRGGCESTPQAFIEKLLVREALAGEKVVRLKGGDPLVFGRAGEEMAALREAGIPFEVVNGITAGLAAVNALGTGWTDRRHAQGVMLVTGHPQTGGAGPDWDAIGAAAASGLTLVIYMGVTQAPRLVEQLLPRLGPDWPAAAVQAASTPAQRQLRATLGTLVDVIAREQLGSPAVLVLGRVLEAAALADWAAQAEHAAQASGAPQASQASA from the coding sequence ATGCCCCTGCCCGCCACCCCCGTCCTCCACACCGTGCACCTGGTGGGCGCCGGCCCGGGCGACCCCGAGCTGCTGACCCTCAAGGCCCTGCGCGTGCTGCGCCAGGCCACGGTCATCCTGGTGGACGACCTGGTGGGCGAGCAGGTGCTGGCCCACGCGCTGGAGGGGCTGGAGCCGGCGCCGCGCATCGTGCCGGTGGGCAAGCGCGGCGGCTGCGAATCCACGCCCCAGGCCTTCATCGAGAAGCTGCTGGTGCGCGAGGCCCTGGCCGGCGAGAAGGTGGTGCGCCTGAAGGGCGGCGACCCGCTGGTCTTCGGCCGCGCGGGAGAGGAGATGGCCGCGCTGCGCGAGGCCGGCATCCCGTTCGAGGTGGTCAACGGCATCACCGCCGGCCTGGCCGCCGTCAATGCGCTGGGCACCGGCTGGACCGACCGCCGCCATGCCCAGGGCGTGATGCTGGTGACCGGCCACCCGCAGACCGGCGGCGCCGGTCCGGACTGGGACGCCATCGGCGCGGCCGCCGCCAGCGGCCTGACCCTGGTCATCTACATGGGTGTGACCCAGGCCCCGCGCCTGGTGGAACAGCTGCTGCCCCGGCTGGGCCCGGACTGGCCGGCCGCGGCGGTGCAGGCCGCCAGCACGCCGGCCCAGCGCCAGCTGCGCGCCACCCTGGGCACCCTGGTGGACGTCATCGCCCGCGAGCAGTTGGGCAGCCCGGCGGTGCTGGTGCTGGGCCGGGTGCTCGAGGCCGCGGCCCTGGCCGACTGGGCCGCGCAGGCCGAACACGCTGCACAGGCCTCCGGGGCGCCCCAAGCGTCCCAGGCCAGCGCCTGA
- a CDS encoding OmpA family protein, whose product MHARLRAGLAGLALACTLGSLAMPAAAAPSWATDVAGGQDHPLLQRYTDSWLIAYQQQSFAQTSFPGKLGLDNKNRFLAPVTVEGQVTRLVYLAPPGKTPLEVHRNYEQALAAAGFKAVVSCTPSQPLCEKMRYGFADDRYDALKQANFAASRDRQSDPKLADAMRGLGGVNMVGTEDLFFSYGTLSRNGATVHVMVNTGKVYNSPFVGTYIEIAEPKAMLGGQVTVNAEALKNGLQAEGKIALYGIYFDTGKAALKPESKAQLDEMARLLKAQPALKVYIVGHTDNQGTLAANLTLSQQRAQAVVEALIQQYQIPAARLSAQGVASLVPVAANAAEAGRAKNRRVELVVQ is encoded by the coding sequence ATGCACGCCCGCCTGCGCGCGGGCCTGGCCGGCCTGGCGCTGGCCTGCACCCTGGGCAGCCTGGCCATGCCGGCCGCCGCCGCCCCCAGCTGGGCCACCGATGTGGCCGGTGGCCAGGACCACCCGCTGCTGCAGCGCTACACCGATTCCTGGCTGATCGCCTACCAGCAGCAGTCCTTCGCCCAGACCAGCTTTCCCGGCAAGCTGGGCCTGGACAACAAGAACCGCTTCCTCGCGCCGGTGACGGTGGAGGGCCAGGTCACCCGCCTGGTCTACCTGGCCCCGCCGGGCAAGACCCCGCTGGAGGTGCATCGCAACTACGAGCAGGCCCTGGCCGCCGCCGGCTTCAAGGCGGTGGTCAGCTGCACGCCCAGCCAGCCCTTGTGCGAGAAGATGCGCTACGGCTTTGCCGATGACCGCTACGACGCGCTCAAGCAGGCCAACTTCGCGGCCAGCCGCGACCGCCAGTCCGACCCCAAGCTGGCCGACGCGATGCGCGGCCTGGGCGGCGTGAACATGGTGGGCACCGAGGACCTGTTCTTCAGCTACGGCACGCTCAGCCGCAACGGTGCCACCGTGCATGTGATGGTCAACACCGGCAAGGTCTACAACAGCCCCTTCGTCGGCACCTACATCGAGATCGCCGAGCCCAAGGCCATGCTGGGCGGCCAGGTCACCGTCAACGCCGAAGCGCTGAAGAACGGCCTGCAGGCCGAGGGCAAGATCGCCCTTTACGGCATCTACTTCGACACCGGCAAGGCCGCGCTCAAGCCCGAGTCCAAGGCCCAGCTCGACGAGATGGCCCGCCTGCTCAAGGCCCAGCCCGCGCTGAAGGTCTACATCGTCGGCCACACCGACAACCAGGGCACGCTGGCGGCCAACCTGACGCTGTCGCAGCAGCGCGCGCAGGCGGTGGTCGAGGCCCTGATCCAGCAGTACCAGATCCCGGCGGCCCGTCTCTCGGCCCAGGGCGTGGCCAGCCTGGTGCCGGTGGCCGCCAACGCCGCCGAGGCGGGACGCGCCAAGAACCGCCGCGTCGAACTGGTCGTGCAGTGA